From a region of the Oncorhynchus tshawytscha isolate Ot180627B linkage group LG14, Otsh_v2.0, whole genome shotgun sequence genome:
- the LOC112266420 gene encoding small ubiquitin-related modifier 3, which translates to MSEEKPKEGVKTENDHINLKVAGQDGSVVQFKIKRHTPLSKLMKAYCERQGLSIRQIRFRFDGQPINETDTPSQLEMEDEDTIDVFQQQTGGLC; encoded by the exons ATGTCGGAGGAGAAACCAAAG gagGGTGTGAAGACTGAGAACGACCACATTAACTTAAAGGTAGCCGGTCAGGACGGCTCTGTGGTTCAGTTCAAAATCAAGAGACACACTCCGCTCAGCAAACTGATGAAGGCCTACTGCGAACGTCAG ggGCTCTCGATAAGGCAGATCAGGTTCAGGTTTGACGGACAGCCAATCAACGAGACAGACACACCTTCACAG CTGGAGATGGAGGATGAAGACACCATAGATGTTTTCCAACAGCAGACAGGTGGTCTCTGCTAA